A section of the Halichoerus grypus chromosome 11, mHalGry1.hap1.1, whole genome shotgun sequence genome encodes:
- the LOC118529036 gene encoding olfactory receptor 10G6, translating into MHSGNQTAVSHFILVGLHHPPQLGVPLFLAFLVIYALTVSGNGLIILTVLVDTRLHRPMYWFLCHLSFLDMTISSAIVPKMLAGFLLDSRLISFGGCAIQLFSFHFLGCTECFLYTLMAYDRFLAICKPLHYATIMTRNVCNFLAFGTWLGGTVHSLFQTSFIFRLPFCGPNRVDYFFCDIPAMLRLACADTTINELVTFVDIGFLALTCFMLILTSYGYIVAAILRMQSIDGRRNAFSTCAAHLTVVIVYYVPCTFIYLRPGSQEPLDGVVAVFYTVITPLLNPIIYTLRNKEMKTALWRLAGRRDGQPH; encoded by the coding sequence ATGCACAGTGGAAACCAGACTGCTGTGTCTCACTTCATTTTGGTGGGCCTGCACCACCCACCACAGCTGGGGGTGCCACTCTTCCTGGCTTTCCTAGTCATCTATGCCCTCACCGTCTCTGGCAATGGGCTCATCATCCTCACCGTCTTGGTGGACACCCGGCTCCACCGCCCCATGTACTGGTTCCTGTGTCACCTCTCCTTCTTGGACATGACCATCTCCTCTGCCATTGTCCCCAAGATGCTGGCTGGCTTTCTCTTGGATAGCAGGCTTATCTCCTTTGGAGGCTGTGCAatccaacttttttctttccatttcctgggCTGTACTGAATGCTTCCTCTACACGCTCATGGCTTATGATCGTTTCCTGGCCATTTGTAAGCCTTTACATTATGCCACCATTATGACCCGCAATGTCTGTAACTTCCTGGCTTTTGGCACCTGGCTGGGAGGCACCGTCCACTCACTCTTCCAAACAAGCTTCATATTCCGGCTGCCTTTCTGTGGTCCAAACCGGGTAGACTACTTCTTCTGTGACATTCCTGCCATGCTGCGTCTAGCCTGTGCTGACACCACCATCAATGAGCTGGTCACTTTTGTGGACATTGGGTTCCTGGCCCTCACCTGCTTTATGCTTATCCTCACTTCCTATGGGTATATAGTGGCCGCCATCCTGCGAATGCAGTCCATCGATGGGCGTCGCAACGCCTTCTCCACCTGTGCCGCCCACCTGACCGTTGTCATTGTTTACTATGTGCCCTGCACCTTCATTTACCTTCGTCCTGGTTCTCAGGAACCCCTGGATGGCGTGGTTGCTGTCTTCTACACGGTCATCACTCCCTTGCTCAACCCCATCATCTACACACTCCGTAACAAAGAGATGAAGACAGCATTGTGGAGGCTGGCAGGTCGCAGAGATGGGCAGCCTCACTGA
- the OR10S1 gene encoding LOW QUALITY PROTEIN: olfactory receptor 10S1 (The sequence of the model RefSeq protein was modified relative to this genomic sequence to represent the inferred CDS: inserted 1 base in 1 codon), protein MAMETEDPNQTVVSHFFLEGLIYTAEHPTLFFLLFLLIYSITLTGNLLILITVGSDSHLCSPMYHFLGHLSFLDACLSTVTVPKIMAGLLTVDGKVISFEGYAVQLYCFHFLASTECFLHTVMAYDRYLAICQPLHYPVAMKRRMCAGLAGLTWAVGAVRSAIHTSLTFRLLYCGPHHIAYFFCDIPPVRRLACADATINELVMLANTGFVVAGCLILIVVSYVFIVAAVLRFRTAXGRRRAFSTCTSHLTGGLLYYEPPLCIYLQPHSGEAGAGAPAVFYTVVTPMLNPFIYTLRNKEVKRALQRLLGRGSRDPPAGSPPS, encoded by the exons ATGGCCATGGAGACAGAAGACCCCAACCAGACTGTGGTGAGCCACTTCTTTCTGGAAGGTCTGATATACACAGCTGAACATCCtaccctcttcttcctcctcttcctcctcatctaCAGCATTACCTTGACCGGGAACCTCCTCATTCTCATAACTGTGGGCTCTGACTCTCACCTCTGCTCCCCTATGTACCACTTCCTGGGGCACCTCTCCTTCCTGGATGCCTGTTTGTCTACAGTGACCGTGCCCAAGATCATGGCAGGCCTCCTGACTGTGGATGGGAAGGTGATTTCCTTTGAGGGCTATGCTGTACAGCtttactgcttccatttcctggCCAGCACCGAGTGCTTCCTACACACGGTCATGGCCTACGACCGCTACCTAGCTATCTGTCAACCCCTACACTACCCAGTGGCCATGAAGAGACGGATGTGTGCAGGACTGGCTGGACTCACGTGGGCCGTAGGTGCTGTGCGCTCTGCCATCCACACCTCCCTCACCTTCCGCCTGCTCTACTGTGGTCCTCACCACATTGCCTACTTCTTCTGTGACATCCCCCCGGTGCGCAGGCTGGCCTGCGCAGACGCCACCATTAATGAGCTTGTCATGTTGGCCAACACTGGCTTTGTGGTTGCAGGTTGCCTGATCCTCATCGTTGTATCCTACGTCTTTATCGTGGCGGCGGTGCTGCGCTTCCGCACGG CAGGGCGGCGCCGTGCCTTCTCCACCTGCACCTCCCACCTCACAGGGGGGCTCCTGTACTATGAGCCACCTCTCTGCATCTACCTGCAGCCTCACTCCGgggaggcaggagctggggcccCTGCTGTCTTCTACACAGTCGTCACTCCCATGCTCAACCCTTTCATTTACACTCTGCGGAACAAGGAGGTCAAGCGGGCTCTGCAAAGACTTCTAGGACGAGGCTCGCGAGATCCTCCAGCAGGCAGCCCACCCTCCTGA